Part of the Wolbachia endosymbiont (group B) of Eucosma cana genome, ACAAATTGAATTAGTGTCTATTTTGCTGGCTAAAACAGAAGATAAAACACTACTAACTATAAAAGTAGAAAATGAACATAGATCAATAAGCACATCATTAGTGAGCAAGTTAACAAAAAAAAATGATATTCCTTTGGACACAAAAAACATTAGTATCTATATGACTTCTTTATTGTTAGAGCATTATAACACTAAAATCAATTGTATTTGCGAAAGTAATTCACTGAATATAGGCTTAACTATAGCTTGAGATGGCTTCATATTTCATAAAAAGGAATCAATACTATAAATTTCAATCTTGGATAAGGAAAGAAAAAACTTTGTGGAGTAACCTAGACATAAAATCTGTAGTTAATTTCTTTTTGAAAGTTACAGATTGCTAAAAATACTTAAACAACTAATTTTTATAACTTTGTACCAATAAAACTATTCCTACCTTTAATTATCAAACAGTAATGTATAGAACTACAAATTTTTGCATATTAAGAAATCTCTTAAGCGCGTATTTAAGTTGCACATCTGGCTACTGCA contains:
- a CDS encoding histidine phosphotransferase family protein; this translates as MERINKIISNMVITIVSAVAQIELVSILLAKTEDKTLLTIKVENEHRSISTSLVSKLTKKNDIPLDTKNISIYMTSLLLEHYNTKINCICESNSLNIGLTIA